Within the Miscanthus floridulus cultivar M001 chromosome 2, ASM1932011v1, whole genome shotgun sequence genome, the region TGTCGCGTGGCACCGCGACCGCCTCCACCGACATCGTCGCGGGACGCAGCGACCATTTCCTCTTCCTCCGCGCATGCATGTCCGTCGCCGTCCCCCCGTACGTCTTGTCCCGTCGTCCCTATATACGGTAAACGCACAAGAGATAACTAGCGAGTGTGAGCGTGAGATCGAGGAGAGAAGGCAACTAACAGGTCGGGGCTAGCATCAGGGACAGAGAGCGAGAGGTTGGTCAGGACGAAACCTGCAGGATGGATGAGGAGTACGACGTGATCGTGTTGGGGACGGGGCTCAAGGAGTGCATCATCAGCGGCCTCCTCTCCGTCGATGGCCTCAAGGTTGGGTACTTGGGTGCATGATATGATTCTTCTTCATTCCGATCCAGCCTGTccttgttttctctctctctttttcttgcCAGTGTGAACCGGACGGGATCCAACCGTCAATGTTTGTTTATTTCTATATAATATATGTGATGACACAGGTTCTTCACATGGATAGGAATGATTACTATGGTGGAGAATCTTCATCTCTGAATCTGACTAAGGTTTGATATATCTATCGCGTCATCGTGGACGGCGGAGCATTGTCATTAATTTGTACTCTGTGCACTCTCTAAGGACGAATAATTCTATCTAAACATCATCTGGATCCATGCATGCATCTTCTGAGAAACAAAGACACGAGTTTTAAATTTCCCAATTATATATCCTTTTTGCCAAACAACATCTTCAATTTCATGCCCTTATTGTTGTTTGGGATCACATAAATGAAGCACCAATTCAGTTTACTGTCATGCACATCCATGAATTCTTCACTTTCGAAATTGTGTAGCTAGCCATTCTAATTTACAATGTTTCCGTCCGGTGGTATGCATGATGCATTTAGCTCTGGAAGAGATTCAAAGGCAATGACAGCCCTCCTGAGCATCTCGGTGTCAGCAAAGAATACAATGTTGACATGGTACCCAAGGTCTGTTACCTGAGATCTCTCTATTGCTAGCTAGCTGCCCTATAGAATGTTTGGTTCTGCACAGTTCAAAATAAGTTCTGAATTTACAGTTCATGATGGCAAATGGTGCGCTGGTTCGTGTTCTGATCCACACAAGTGTGACAAAGTATCTAAACTTCAAGGCTGTTGATGGAAGCTTTGTGTACAATAATGGGAAGGTATGAGTTTGATATTTAGATATAATCCAACTGTGAAACATATGTATGCATGCTGATTCATTCTTATTAATTTCTTTGTTCATACTGATATAGATTCACAAAGTCCCTGCGACCGATGTTGAAGCTTTGAAATCTAACCTGATGGGTCTATTTGAGAAGCGCCGTGCTCGCAAGTTCTTCATATATGTGCAGGATTACGAGGAGGATGACCCAAAATCTCACGAGGGCCTGGATTTGAACAAGGTCACCACCAAAGAAGTCATCTCGTAAGTTGCTTTCACTTGTGCTGCATTTCAGTTGTTCGATCTTGAGACCAAGTTAGAAAGCCAACTTGTATTGTTTTGCCACCATTTGTTTCCTAATGCAAAAATTAAAATGTTATCTTGGATCAGAAAATATGGATTGGAGGATGATACAGTTGACTTTATCGGGCATGCATTAGCGCTTCACCGGGATGATAGCTACCTGGATGAGCCTGCAATTGACACTGTCAAGAGAATGAAGGTACTACATTGTCATACTTTGCTATACACAACACAATTATGCTATGCTGAATGGTACTTGATTCATCTTTTAAGGAAAATATTGACATCCTAAactatatcactagaaggtagtTTTCAAAAACAATATCCTACTATATACTACCTTGGAGCTAGATATAAGGGATTCTGAATTTGTCCAAAGTCAACTATCCTAAGTTTGGCCAAGTATATAgcaaagaaaaataatatttatggtatcaaataaacttcaaatgTAGAGGCTGGGATGTTTTAATTTATTCCGTTATCTAATAAGAAAAATACATGANNNNNNNNNNNNNNNNNNNNNNNNNNNNNNNNNNNNNNNNNNNNNNNNNNNNNNNNNNNNNNNNNNNNNNNNNNNNNNNNNNNNNNNNNNNNNNNNNNNNCCGCCGCCGCGCGCACGCCACGCGCTCGGCCGCCGCGCAGGCCGCCGCgcgctcgcccgccgccgccgcgcaggccgccgccgccgctcccccgTCGCCCCCGTTTCCTCCTCTCCTGTCAGTCTTGACCTGAAGGTTCGGTGCCGTTATCATTTCATTCAGTGGTAGACCATGATGTTTACGGTTAATCCACCACAATGTCAGTCTTTCGGAAATACTTACAGGATATAACGGTTGTGCATCAGTATGTATATCTATACAAGTACGTGTCTATGTTTGTATCATGTTttgaaattataaaaaaaactgCACCTTAATTAGTTGTAACAGTACAACTCTATATATATGCATGATTAATCTAGCTAACCGTTACAAGTAGGCGTTTGATTATTGGCATGATAATTAACGAAATGAAAGTACGCTGATGAACACATTGCACATGTGGCCAGTCTTGCATGCCAGGCAGCCCCGGAACCGTGCATGTGATGTGAGCCCTCTGCTCCGAGCTAGCTAGCAGGTCGCCCCCTTGCAATGATTCCACCGTTAGGGCTACTGACAGTTAGTCGTCGTGGACCCACCACTGACTAATCAGCATACATGCACAAAGCTACCAGTTTTCCTGATCTATCTGAGCTGGTGGTTAACTAACCATAGAATCGATGCTATACGAGCGAGATCCATCCATCCCATCATCGTCAAATATATATAATGCATTTGCATGCATGCCCACGCACGCACGTACGTGGTGTATGCTTGCCTTTTAGTCGTTGCATCATCATCTCCACAGCATGGCTTTGTCGGGCACCATCATTAAGCTACTAAGTACATACTGATTATTAATCAGCATCGATCTAGTAGAGCGTGCATGATTAGTTCACCATTATATGTTGCTTACGAGTTACGATGCACActattgctgatgatgatgatgctattgCTTTTTTCGTTTAGTTTGGGACGGAGCACTACTCCTTGTCTGCCTCATCATCATCTAAGGTTGTTTAAGTTTTGAGTTATCATGATCAGTACAGTACGTACTCTACAACAACTGTGCACACAATTAACGACTAACAGAAGAATAAGAATATGGAATCTCGTACGATTATATTCGATTAATGGCAAGATTATTGAAGTTTATTATTAAAGGGCTAATAATGGACCACCACTTCATTGTCATGATATTGTCTATATATATAGAGTGATAAATGATAAGCTCCATTTGGTTCTGATGCTGATATATATAAGCTACGACCCTCAAATTAAAAGTAAAGATGATGGTCGAATATAATCGTACATACTGTATTGCTTGTGCATGGATTAGTCTTTGTTGCTAGTGAACTGATGATTATTTCTGCATAACTGATCCGTAAAGGGACGTTTGAAATGATTCTACTACAAAGCTTAGCAAAATCTGAATAACAACATTTATGCTCGCTATTAAGTATGAATGGAATTAACTCCTATAGGAAGAGAAAAGTGTAATGTGCTTACTTACAGCCCGGAAAATTTAGGATTTACTGGTTCAGTACTTTTCTGCAGTTGCACTTGTTTTATTCACTGTCTAAGCGGGTCATGTTTTGAAGCAATTACTTGGGCATGCAATGCAGGTGGTTCTGGATAACGGCCTCGTCTGGACGACCTTGCCGTCACCTTCACTTCCCCGTCCCTCGGTCGAGTAGAAGGTAAAACCatgggttgtcggccatcgtgccgtttttTGATGTGGATGGCCTTCGTGCCTCccattgttgatgtgtcggcctttgTGCCGTGAATGTGGGTGTTGGCCATCGAGCcgattttttttgcaggttttggaaacctccccgtacaggggaggttctgccgaaatttttaacttatacCCTTTTTTTTTGCAGAGCAAAGGACGTCAAAGGAGCTTCAGAGTAGTCGATCGTCCTCGTCGGCGCTGCGACTCTCCACTgccccgactcgccactgccccgctacccTGTCTCCACCGCCACCTTAGGTATAAACAACCTCTACTCCTGTATCTTTGTCGTAGACTGCGTaaaccagttaggcgtctcccgtccaaaagagatacggttggaggcatGCAGATCACTGTGCCTtaaccatagccctcggcaaagaaattcccaggaaaaattaaaaagtaggtctttgccgagggttttgAACAAAGCCCTCGGTAAAGAAATTCCGAGACAAAAATAAAAAcgtaggtctttgccgagggccttcgatatagctctcggcaaagaaattccgagaaaaaaaaagaaaataggtctttgccgagggccctgcggtatagctctcggcaaataaattccaaaaaaagctctttgccgagggcctgtatgtcagccctcggcaaagacgccgTGGAAAATAACCGCGAACCTAACGACTACtttactttgccgagggccgccgttagccctcggcaaatactttgccgagtgcccgataaaaggccTTCGGCAAAGACTCCTTCGCCGACGTTTTTTTTCCCGAGGGTTCTTcaccgagggctgccctcggcaaatccttcGCCGACGGCTgaagagcctttgccgagggcttcaggccctcggcaaagaccctgcgTCCAGTAGTGCGATCTTTATTCTCGACTAATTTAGGTTTCGGATTTAGGAACCCCATATGATGCAGCGATCATGTTAAAtttagtatggcataattttaTTTAATAATTTCTTACTACTTTTCTAAACTCACAGTGAACTCATGCTGCCCAAAAAGCATGCATCTGGAagtgagaaaagaaaaaagaagagaaggataGAGGAATTCAAAGAATCACGAAGAGGAGCTCTTGACAAATTTTTTAAGAGCAATACAAGCACTACAACAAATCCAGATGAGCGGGCAATAGTTCCTGTGGAGGAACAAACTACacatccagaagaagaagatgaaggcccTATACAAGATAATGTTGGCATCGACATGGATGATAATAACGTGAGTGATCATAAGCCCATATTTAATTCTCCTACGATGGAATCTACTCGTGTCGATGAAGAACTAGTTTTTACTATTGATATGTATGATCCAGTAAATTGGGGTAATCTTGATAACAAATCAAGGGACATATTAGTGGAGAAGGGGCCTATAAGAGAAGAAAATATTGTGTTTCCTATGGATGCGAGATCAAGACATTTTGCATACACTCATTATTCTAGAAGAATGAGCAATGGAGAGGTACGTGACAGAAAATGGTTGGTCTATTCAAAAAGTGTTGAAAAAGTGTTTTGCTTCTGTTGTAAGTTGTTTGGTTCTAGCAACCTCAAGAGTTCATTGGGGCATGATGGGTTTAGTGATTGGAGCCATGTTAGTGAGAGACTAAAAGAGCATGAAGTTAGCGTGGATCATATGACCAATATGAACTCTTGGAATGAATTGAGAGTTAGATTAAGCAAACATGAAACAATTGATAAAGAGTTGCAACATCAAATCACAAAGGAGAAAGAACGCATAAGGCTAGTTCTACTAAGAATTGTTGCCATTGTGAAGTTTCTTGGTAAACGCAGTTTAGCTTTTAGaggatctagtgagcaactttacaatgatgtgaatggtaatttcttAGCTTGTTGTGATATGGTTGCTGAATTTGACTTGGTAATGCAAGACCACCTTAGATGCATTCAAAACAAAGAGCTGCAATATCATTATCTTAGTCATAAAATTTAGAATGAGTTGATTTCACTT harbors:
- the LOC136539510 gene encoding guanosine nucleotide diphosphate dissociation inhibitor At5g09550-like; the protein is MDEEYDVIVLGTGLKECIISGLLSVDGLKVLHMDRNDYYGGESSSLNLTKLWKRFKGNDSPPEHLGVSKEYNVDMVPKFMMANGALVRVLIHTSVTKYLNFKAVDGSFVYNNGKIHKVPATDVEALKSNLMGLFEKRRARKFFIYVQDYEEDDPKSHEGLDLNKVTTKEVISKYGLEDDTVDFIGHALALHRDDSYLDEPAIDTVKRMKVLHCHTLLYTTQLCYAEWYLIHLLRKILTS
- the LOC136536959 gene encoding uncharacterized protein → MLPKKHASGSEKRKKKRRIEEFKESRRGALDKFFKSNTSTTTNPDERAIVPVEEQTTHPEEEDEGPIQDNVGIDMDDNNVSDHKPIFNSPTMESTRVDEELVFTIDMYDPVNWGNLDNKSRDILVEKGPIREENIVFPMDARSRHFAYTHYSRRMSNGEVRDRKWLVYSKSVEKVFCFCCKLFGSSNLKSSLGHDGFSDWSHVSERLKEHEVSVDHMTNMNSWNELRVRLSKHETIDKELQHQITKEKERIRLVLLRIVAIVKFLGKRSLAFRGSSEQLYNDVNGNFLACCDMVAEFDLVMQDHLRCIQNKELQYHYLSHKI